Proteins encoded within one genomic window of Rubritalea squalenifaciens DSM 18772:
- the argS gene encoding arginine--tRNA ligase, whose translation MTFQQVIESRLLEAFAAAGIELPEGFKAQVVQSADLRFGDYQANSAMALAKRLRMNPRELATQVVEALQVEDLATTEIAGPGFINFRIKPEAWAGKVAELLGDERLGVEKVENPENIVVDFSAPNVAKPMHVGHIRSTIIGDSLSRISRFLGHNVITDNHIGDWGTQFGMVIYGWKNLLDEAALKADPLQELLRLYRGVNALCKEDEAVKDQCREELVKLQSGDQENYAIWEKCVEVSKLGLDKIYDRLEVTFDHWLGESYYNDALAPLVETMEKEGMARESDGALCVFSSGEGDPGNDPFKEKRDGEWSDLPMIIRKRDGGFNYATTDIATVDYRLHEWNADKIWYVVDARQGLHFKQLFDVSKRRGCKAELKHVSFGTILGKDGKPLKTRDGDLPQLEDVLSDAIKQSRIVLEEKSGHLEEEEKEKLAEVIGLGAVKFTELSHHRASDYIFDLEKMVALVGDTAPYLQNAYVRTRSIFRKLEEEVVLDSEGLTITEDGEIHLSRILSRFGEVLPSVLDDLRPNILANYLLDLAKAFHSFFEACPVLKSEGEVRKSRLVLCELTARVLEKGLGLLGINVPERM comes from the coding sequence ATGACATTCCAGCAGGTTATTGAAAGTCGCTTGTTAGAAGCATTTGCGGCGGCAGGCATCGAACTGCCAGAAGGCTTCAAGGCTCAGGTCGTACAGAGTGCGGACCTGCGCTTTGGCGATTACCAGGCCAATTCTGCCATGGCGCTCGCCAAACGCCTGCGAATGAACCCACGCGAACTCGCCACTCAGGTCGTGGAGGCGCTTCAGGTGGAAGATTTGGCCACAACGGAGATCGCAGGTCCAGGATTCATCAACTTCCGCATCAAGCCTGAGGCATGGGCTGGCAAGGTGGCTGAGCTGCTTGGCGATGAACGTCTCGGTGTTGAGAAGGTGGAGAACCCAGAGAATATCGTAGTCGATTTCTCCGCGCCAAACGTGGCCAAGCCAATGCATGTGGGCCACATCCGCTCCACCATCATTGGTGATTCCCTTTCCCGTATCTCTCGCTTCTTGGGGCACAATGTGATCACGGACAACCACATCGGCGACTGGGGCACCCAGTTCGGGATGGTGATTTATGGCTGGAAGAATCTGCTCGATGAAGCGGCTCTGAAAGCTGATCCGCTGCAGGAATTGCTGCGCCTCTACCGAGGTGTGAATGCTCTCTGCAAGGAAGACGAGGCCGTGAAAGACCAGTGCCGTGAAGAGCTGGTGAAGCTGCAAAGCGGAGATCAGGAAAACTACGCGATCTGGGAAAAGTGCGTAGAGGTCTCCAAGCTGGGCCTCGATAAGATTTACGACCGCCTGGAGGTGACTTTTGATCATTGGCTGGGTGAGAGCTATTACAATGATGCCTTGGCTCCACTGGTGGAGACCATGGAAAAGGAAGGTATGGCGCGTGAGAGTGACGGCGCTCTCTGTGTTTTCTCCAGCGGTGAAGGTGATCCCGGTAACGACCCTTTCAAAGAGAAGCGTGACGGAGAGTGGAGTGATCTACCCATGATCATCCGCAAGCGCGACGGAGGTTTCAACTACGCTACCACGGATATCGCGACTGTAGACTACCGTCTGCATGAGTGGAATGCGGACAAGATCTGGTACGTGGTGGATGCTCGTCAGGGGCTTCACTTCAAGCAGCTCTTCGATGTTTCCAAGCGTCGCGGCTGCAAGGCCGAACTGAAGCACGTGTCCTTCGGAACCATTCTCGGCAAAGATGGGAAACCACTCAAGACCCGTGATGGTGACCTTCCTCAGCTAGAGGATGTGCTCAGTGATGCTATCAAGCAGTCACGCATTGTTCTCGAAGAGAAGAGTGGTCACCTCGAAGAAGAGGAGAAAGAAAAGCTCGCGGAGGTAATTGGACTCGGTGCGGTGAAATTCACCGAACTCAGCCACCACCGTGCGAGTGACTATATTTTCGATCTGGAGAAAATGGTAGCTCTTGTGGGAGACACAGCTCCATATCTGCAAAATGCATACGTCCGTACTCGTTCCATTTTCCGTAAGCTGGAGGAAGAGGTGGTTCTGGATAGCGAGGGTCTTACCATCACGGAGGACGGAGAAATCCACCTAAGCCGTATCCTCTCCCGTTTCGGTGAGGTGCTTCCAAGTGTGCTGGATGATTTGCGCCCGAATATCTTGGCGAACTACTTGCTGGATCTGGCAAAGGCCTTCCACAGCTTCTTCGAGGCTTGCCCAGTATTGAAGAGTGAGGGAGAAGTGCGTAAATCACGTCTCGTGCTCTGTGAGCTCACTGCTCGCGTGCTGGAGAAAGGCTTAGGCCTGCTCGGGATCAACGTGCCTGAGCGCATGTAG